The following proteins are encoded in a genomic region of Palaemon carinicauda isolate YSFRI2023 chromosome 19, ASM3689809v2, whole genome shotgun sequence:
- the LOC137659076 gene encoding uncharacterized protein, which translates to MDAFFIVKQLQEKRLEGNQELFCALVDLEKAYDQIPREVKFWCLKKIKVLEKLVRMVDMIYKRTRTKVITAVGETKTFEICVGLHQGSVLSTFLFVLVLDVLSEGIRNKELWEML; encoded by the coding sequence ATGGATGCCTTCTTTATAGTaaagcagttacaggaaaagagactagagggaaaccaggaGCTCTTCTGTGCTTTAGTAGATTTAGAAAAGGCTTATGACCAAATACCAAGAGAAGTGAAGTTTTGGTGTTTGAAGAAGATCAAAGtcctggagaagttggttagaatggtagatatgatttacaaaagaacaaggacaaaagtaataacagctgttggagaaacaaaaacctttgaaatttgtgttggattacaccaggggtcagtatTGAGcacatttttatttgtgttggtcttggatgtgttaagtgaagggatcagaaataaaGAGTTGTGGGAGATGCTATAG